In one Culex quinquefasciatus strain JHB chromosome 2, VPISU_Cqui_1.0_pri_paternal, whole genome shotgun sequence genomic region, the following are encoded:
- the LOC6033606 gene encoding ral GTPase-activating protein subunit beta isoform X1, which produces MYSEWASLVPTITDNIQSVQSQSVLGKFGIAGGRDVAAVVVKQLAGNLGITNAAEPSSLSSDQEVQWCMDVICHGLSLPLAEHDIIKDCVNIYCEWITALNPGVPKISIPKPICESPNEFGRKIIKHLYNLFVPRPGEDWPFIYQEDLGSDTINRQAVFCHRVLRTLQDTAQNSRILTVETWESLLLFLLAINEILLAPPIVKDDVGDQLCERVLSVLFEVWLLACNRCFPSPSLWKTFQESCAAWRHRIALVEQWNRVNLVLTAKLLEFTYGPAFPEMKILEEDSNLIPAGMTNDGIAQSWIRFLKILGAPTDLCCPQVISRTPQFIQAVLLNSDGIEPQYHPCLLQLPQIFLKTMKGIAGLVDAFLGITQYRQEDPDSVGQLHHGVGGGNTTPNINFRHSGGEIKQSPSIRATGGIGGLGLGAALGVAGSGTSINSQSGDAQPVAGSTNVLSNFINSVSHDGQFGTSGGGGDGGVPNSPTPPLQRRLAKSFSVAPSISAHAVISMSHQAKGLTKSSFSGLTSSRNANQSNPVPQSASLPSSGFSSMLSLCQENRVPLATNRPRCNSILHLFGEWLFDAAHIGGETWIQNMKKRAAEAKRRPSSMIMDNRKGSLSQPPSLSEMSDVPPGLTIDKYESGKAEAVGALCRIFCAKKTGEEILPVYLARFYMALQQGLKLNDSKECEETLASILYNSSDLFRIDLEGIQVLLPSFIAALELILPEKELRMRSQNVIVNKVELRRAAINVLLSILSLPLHFQTLPIRDITAGPADKMITFIQLKPRLINILMNALQVESDAQNTHMLLGGLHLCVQDSGIFEETELGPDGLHTSQQSNDANLLSSACSEKSTYSINSANSSIGNNSTATLSNEPSSLPAFDDFPSEFIPELEFSSSAVYDSGHALFVRATYLVCHRLISSWKTDLNVSLAALELLSGLAAMHIKDSDALECKRAVKWICDYICYQCSRPPPAHSKDLHSTIVAAFQCTSAWLLHHPYLLQDKECLTTVLEVVELGISGSKSVGKPGEPVKHKDEKELKPASMRVRDAAENLLTLILEQIDYFPDECGKQSLSSLLDEVVLAKHSNTNDEDTSEINQEQAIRKFKYFVTENSTILALFEEPLGNDQDPQPTVTILIRGPFGRHAWTMQLRHLSRSKSGTKYHAPNPGRPVPMNDIMIRQEVEYKFFPDSVDRIPPCVVDYSIPTLDTTEQKIGNQSTKHLARLLEDQLVYEKLSWAQTECSVDGLGHAQEATPPNVCHEFQAARLFLAHFGFLSIGQNNNGQKLLTALDTTKPEFCQDLKILDKMSPRTCDTIHVFYVKAGQTSEQDIIGNMDSENLASIDVHFWNVLYTLGWPVNVEEHAGWTGFVNTSWKIPKESKTRRKSQSFNSSNIEDLQLNGDKKVLYWADVASEIAIVVPNRSNKSEITLEDTPDPNPINTTYERSVSEIQPSKAASSKSRQFSLENEPARLGSMSSRSADPIPPVRRRTGATKPTTLYTAPTAKILLVWLESFEDHLTFPVDDLLHYTRAGYSVSQGAPVTPLNSNECHVIFLHALNCGLLRVKLHGPTGGRMMHDALPLIDGMVVSKRVIGSLIRQTAYNMAKRRRLDNDSYQPPHVRRRIKVQEMMQKYKKDMTEPELLADLFKASI; this is translated from the exons ATGTACTCGGAGTGGGCCTCGCTGGTGCCGACCATCACGGACAACATCCAGTCGGTGCAGTCGCAGAGCGTGCTGGGAAAGTTTGGAATCGCGGGTGGGCGTGATGTGGCAGCCGTGGTGGTGAAGCAGTTGGCTGGCAATCTGGGCATTACGAACGCGGCGGAACCGAGCTCGCTGAGCAGTGACCAGGAGGTGCAGTGGTGCATGGACGTGATTTGTCACGGGTTGAGTCTTCCGCTGGCGGAGCACGACATCATCAAGGATTGTGTAAACATTTACTGCGAGTGGATTACGGCGTTGAATCCTGGGGTGCCGAAGATTAGCATTCCGAAACCGATTTGCGAGTCGCCGAATGAGTTTGGGAGGAAAATTATAAAACATTTGTACAATTTGTTTGTTCCGCGGCCAGGCGAAG ACTGGCCTTTTATTTATCAAGAGGACTTAG GTTCCGACACAATCAACCGACAGGCGGTCTTTTGTCACCGAGTTCTGCGAACCCTCCAAGACACGGCCCAAAACTCGCGAATTTTGACGGTAGAAACGTGGGAATCATTGCTGCTCTTTCTTCTGGCCATCAACGAGATTCTGCTGGCGCCGCCCATCGTGAAGGACGACGTCGGAGATCAGCTGTGCGAGCGAGTGCTGAGCGTTCTGTTCGAGGTGTGGCTGCTGGCCTGCAATCGGTGCTTCCCTTCGCCGTCGCTATGGAAGACGTTCCAGGAATCGTGTGCGGCCTGGCGTCACCGGATTGCCCTCGTCGAGCAGTGGAACCGGGTTAATTTGGTGCTGACGGCGAAGCTGCTGGAGTTTACCTATGGGCCGGCCTTTCCGGAGATGAAGATAC TGGAGGAGGACAGCAACCTGATTCCGGCCGGCATGACCAACGACGGGATTGCCCAGTCGTGGATCCGCTTTCTGAAGATCCTCGGCGCCCCGACCGATTTGTGCTGCCCGCAGGTAATCAGCCGTACGCCGCAGTTCATCCAGGCCGTCCTGCTCAACTCCGACGGAATCGAACCGCAATACCATCCGTGTTTACTGCAGTTGCCGCAGATCTTCCTGAAAACCATGAAGGGAATCGCCGGCCTTGTGGATGCATTCCTAG gcATAACTCAGTACAGGCAGGAAGATCCGGACAGTGTTGGCCAGCTCCATCACGGGGTCGGCGGTGGCAACACGACGCCAAACATTAATTTCAGGCATTCCGGTGGGGAGATCAAGCAGAGTCCGTCGATTCGGGCCACCGGCGGCATCGGCGGGTTGGGCCTCGGGGCTGCGCTTGGCGTGGCGGGAAGTGGCACCAGCATCAATAGTCAGAGCGGCGATGCACAACCCGTGGCGGGTTCCACAAACGTGCTTAGCAACTTTATCAACAGCGTTTCGCACGACGGTCAGTTTGGAACGTCGGGTGGCGGCGGAGATGGTGGCGTTCCGAACTCGCCAACACCGCCCCTTCAGCGGCGGCTGGCCAAGAGCTTTAGCGTGGCGCCGTCCATTTCCGCCCACGCGGTCATTTCCATGTCCCACCAGGCAAAGG GTCTCACAAAGAGTTCGTTCAGCGGATTGACCAGCAGTCGCAACGCAAACCAATCGAATCCGGTCCCACAGTCGGCGTCGCTTCCGTCGTCTGGATTTTCAT CAATGCTGTCCTTGTGCCAGGAGAACCGTGTTCCGCTGGCCACCAATCGTCCCCGGTGCAACAGTATCCTGCACCTGTTTGGGGAGTGGCTCTTTGATGCGGCCCACATCGGTGGGGAAACCTGGATTCAGAATATGAAGA AACGTGCCGCCGAGGCAAAGCGCCGCCCCTCGTCGATGATCATGGACAACCGCAAGGGCAGTCTGTCCCAGCCCCCGTCGCTCTCGGAAATGAGCGACGTTCCGCCGGGACTCACCATCGACAAGTACGAATCGGGCAAGGCCGAGGCGGTCGGTGCGCTGTGCCGAATTTTCTGCGCCAAAAAGACCGGTGAGGAGATCCTGCCGGTGTACCTGGCCCGGTTCTACATGGCCCTCCAGCAGGGACTGAAGCTGAACGACTCGAAAGAGTGCGAGGAAACGCTGGCGAGCATTCTGTACAATTCGTCGGATTTGTTCCGGATTGATTTGGAGGGAATTCAGGTGCTGCTGCCGTCGTTTATCGCCGCGCTCGAGCTGATCCTGCCCGAGAAGGAACTCCGCATGCGATCGCAAAACGTGATCGTCAACAAGGTCGAGCTGCGCCGGGCCGCGATCAACGTTCTGCTGTCGATTCTGTCGCTTCCGTTGCACTTCCAGACGCTGCCGATTCGGGACATTACTGCAGGGCCAGCTGACAA AATGATCACATTTATTCAGCTAAAGCCGCGCTTGATCAACATCCTGATGAACGCACTTCAGGTCGAAAGTGATGCCCAAAATACGCACATGCTTCTCGGAGGACTTCATTTGTGCGTCCAAGATTCGGGCATTTTTGAGGAAACGGAACTTGGGCCCGACGGGCTGCACACTTCCCAGCAATCCAACGATGCCAATCTTCTCAGTTCAG CCTGCTCGGAGAAGAGTACGTACTCGATCAATAGCGCCAACTCGAGCATCGGGAACAATAGCACCGCCACGCTTAGCAATGAGCCCTCTAGTTTGCCGGCTTTCGATGATTTCCCGTCCGAATTTATTCCTGAGTTAGAGTTCAGTTCGTCTGCAGTTTATG ACAGCGGCCACGCCCTGTTCGTCCGCGCCACCTACCTGGTTTGCCACCGGCTGATCTCCTCCTGGAAGACCGACCTGAACGTGTCGCTTGCGGCACTCGAGCTGCTCTCGGGGCTGGCCGCGATGCACATCAAGGACTCGGACGCGCTCGAGTGCAAGCGGGCGGTCAAGTGGATCTGCGACTACATCTGCTACCAGTGCTCGCGACCTCCGCCGGCCCACAGCAAGGACCTGCACAGCACGATCGTGGCCGCGTTCCAGTGCACTTCCGCGTGGCTGCTGCACCATCCGTATCTGCTGCAGGACAAGGAGTGTCTGACGACGGTGCTGGAGGTGGTTGAGCTGGGGATTTCCGGGTCGAAGAGTGTGGGAAAGCCGGGCGAGCCGGTGAAGCATAAGGACGAGAAGGAGTTGAAGCCGGCCTCGATGAGGGTGCGGGACGCGGCGGAGAACTTGTTGACGTTGATTCTGGAGCAGATCGATTACTTCCCGGACGAGTGTGGCAAGCAGTCGCTGTCTTCGCTGCTGGACGAGGTCGTGCTGGCAAAACATTCCAACACAAATGATGAGGACACTTCGGAAATCAACCAGGAGCAGGCGATTAGGAAGTTCAAGTACTTTGTCACGGAGAATTCAACAATTTTGGCACTGTTTGAAGAACCACTTGGAAACGACCAGGATCCGCAACCAACTGTAACTA TTCTAATCCGCGGACCGTTTGGACGACACGCTTGGACCATGCAGCTGCGTCACCTCTCCCGCAGTAAATCCGGTACAAAATATCACGCCCCAAATCCAGGTCGACCGGTCCCCATGAACGACATCATGATTCGGCAAGAGGTCGAATATAAATTCTTCCCCGATTCGGTGGACCGCATTCCGCCGTGCGTGGTCGACTACTCGATTCCAACGCTGGACACAACCGAGCAAAAGATTGGAAACCAGTCCACGAAGCATCTGGCGCGTCTGCTCGAGGATCAGCTGGTGTACGAGAAGCTGTCCTGGGCTCAGACGGAGTGTTCCGTTGACGGGTTGGGCCACGCACAGGAAGCGACCCCACCAAACGTTTGCCACGAGTTTCAAGCGGCACGACTGTTTCTCGCCCACTTTGGGTTCCTCTCGATTGGTCAGAATAACAACGGCCAAAAGCTTTTGACCGCGCTGGACACAACCAAGCCCGAGTTTTGTcaagatttgaaaattcttgataaaATGAGTCCACGGACTTGCGACACTATCCACGTGTTTTACGTCAAGGCTGGTCAAACGTCCGAGCAGGACATTATCGGCAACATGGACTCGGAGAATCTGGCCAGCATTGATGTGCACTTTTGGAACGTTCTTTACACTTTGGGTTGGCCGGTGAACGTCGAAGAACACGCCGGTTGGACAGGGTTCGTCAACACTAGTTGGAAAATCCCGAAAGAAAGCAAAACTCGTCGCAAATCCCAATCGTTCAACTCTTCCAACATCGAGGATCTTCAGCTGAACGGCGATAAGAAGGTCCTGTACTGGGCGGATGTCGCTTCTGAGATCGCAATCGTGGTCCCCAACCGAAGCAACAAGAGCGAAATCACTCTGGAAGACACGCCGGATCCAAATCCAATCAACACGACGTACGAACGCAGCGTCAGCGAAATTCAACCTTCCAAGGCGGCCTCCAGCAAGTCACGCCAATTTTCCCTGGAAAACGAACCAGCCCGGCTCGGTTCCATGAGCAGCCGCTCGGCCGATCCGATTCCTCCGGTACGACGCCGCACGGGAGCCACCAAACCAACGACCCTCTACACAGCTCCAACGGCCAAAATCCTGCTCGTTTGGCTCGAGAGCTTCGAGGACCATCTCACATTCCCGGTCGACGACCTGTTGCACTACACCCGGGCCGGTTATTCCGTGTCCCAAGGCGCGCCCGTCACTCCGCTCAACTCGAACGAGTGCCACGTCATATTTTTGCATGCTTTGAACTGTGGCCTGTTGCGCGTCAAACTGCACGGTCCAACCGGGGGTCGCATGATGCATGATGCGCTTCCGTTGATCGACGGGATGGTCGTCAGCAAGAGGGTCATCGGATCGTTGATTCGCCAAACGGCGTACAATATGGCCAAGCGAAGGCGACTGGACAATGATTCTTATCAACCGCCCCACGTGCGTCGCCGGATTAAGGTGCAGGAGATGATGCAAAAGTACAAGAAAGATATGACCGAACCAGAACTGTTGGCGGATCTCTTCAAGGCGTCGATCTGA
- the LOC6033606 gene encoding ral GTPase-activating protein subunit beta isoform X4, whose protein sequence is MYSEWASLVPTITDNIQSVQSQSVLGKFGIAGGRDVAAVVVKQLAGNLGITNAAEPSSLSSDQEVQWCMDVICHGLSLPLAEHDIIKDCVNIYCEWITALNPGVPKISIPKPICESPNEFGRKIIKHLYNLFVPRPGEDWPFIYQEDLGSDTINRQAVFCHRVLRTLQDTAQNSRILTVETWESLLLFLLAINEILLAPPIVKDDVGDQLCERVLSVLFEVWLLACNRCFPSPSLWKTFQESCAAWRHRIALVEQWNRVNLVLTAKLLEFTYGPAFPEMKILEEDSNLIPAGMTNDGIAQSWIRFLKILGAPTDLCCPQVISRTPQFIQAVLLNSDGIEPQYHPCLLQLPQIFLKTMKGIAGLVDAFLGLTKSSFSGLTSSRNANQSNPVPQSASLPSSGFSSMLSLCQENRVPLATNRPRCNSILHLFGEWLFDAAHIGGETWIQNMKKRAAEAKRRPSSMIMDNRKGSLSQPPSLSEMSDVPPGLTIDKYESGKAEAVGALCRIFCAKKTGEEILPVYLARFYMALQQGLKLNDSKECEETLASILYNSSDLFRIDLEGIQVLLPSFIAALELILPEKELRMRSQNVIVNKVELRRAAINVLLSILSLPLHFQTLPIRDITAGPADKMITFIQLKPRLINILMNALQVESDAQNTHMLLGGLHLCVQDSGIFEETELGPDGLHTSQQSNDANLLSSACSEKSTYSINSANSSIGNNSTATLSNEPSSLPAFDDFPSEFIPELEFSSSAVYDSGHALFVRATYLVCHRLISSWKTDLNVSLAALELLSGLAAMHIKDSDALECKRAVKWICDYICYQCSRPPPAHSKDLHSTIVAAFQCTSAWLLHHPYLLQDKECLTTVLEVVELGISGSKSVGKPGEPVKHKDEKELKPASMRVRDAAENLLTLILEQIDYFPDECGKQSLSSLLDEVVLAKHSNTNDEDTSEINQEQAIRKFKYFVTENSTILALFEEPLGNDQDPQPTVTILIRGPFGRHAWTMQLRHLSRSKSGTKYHAPNPGRPVPMNDIMIRQEVEYKFFPDSVDRIPPCVVDYSIPTLDTTEQKIGNQSTKHLARLLEDQLVYEKLSWAQTECSVDGLGHAQEATPPNVCHEFQAARLFLAHFGFLSIGQNNNGQKLLTALDTTKPEFCQDLKILDKMSPRTCDTIHVFYVKAGQTSEQDIIGNMDSENLASIDVHFWNVLYTLGWPVNVEEHAGWTGFVNTSWKIPKESKTRRKSQSFNSSNIEDLQLNGDKKVLYWADVASEIAIVVPNRSNKSEITLEDTPDPNPINTTYERSVSEIQPSKAASSKSRQFSLENEPARLGSMSSRSADPIPPVRRRTGATKPTTLYTAPTAKILLVWLESFEDHLTFPVDDLLHYTRAGYSVSQGAPVTPLNSNECHVIFLHALNCGLLRVKLHGPTGGRMMHDALPLIDGMVVSKRVIGSLIRQTAYNMAKRRRLDNDSYQPPHVRRRIKVQEMMQKYKKDMTEPELLADLFKASI, encoded by the exons ATGTACTCGGAGTGGGCCTCGCTGGTGCCGACCATCACGGACAACATCCAGTCGGTGCAGTCGCAGAGCGTGCTGGGAAAGTTTGGAATCGCGGGTGGGCGTGATGTGGCAGCCGTGGTGGTGAAGCAGTTGGCTGGCAATCTGGGCATTACGAACGCGGCGGAACCGAGCTCGCTGAGCAGTGACCAGGAGGTGCAGTGGTGCATGGACGTGATTTGTCACGGGTTGAGTCTTCCGCTGGCGGAGCACGACATCATCAAGGATTGTGTAAACATTTACTGCGAGTGGATTACGGCGTTGAATCCTGGGGTGCCGAAGATTAGCATTCCGAAACCGATTTGCGAGTCGCCGAATGAGTTTGGGAGGAAAATTATAAAACATTTGTACAATTTGTTTGTTCCGCGGCCAGGCGAAG ACTGGCCTTTTATTTATCAAGAGGACTTAG GTTCCGACACAATCAACCGACAGGCGGTCTTTTGTCACCGAGTTCTGCGAACCCTCCAAGACACGGCCCAAAACTCGCGAATTTTGACGGTAGAAACGTGGGAATCATTGCTGCTCTTTCTTCTGGCCATCAACGAGATTCTGCTGGCGCCGCCCATCGTGAAGGACGACGTCGGAGATCAGCTGTGCGAGCGAGTGCTGAGCGTTCTGTTCGAGGTGTGGCTGCTGGCCTGCAATCGGTGCTTCCCTTCGCCGTCGCTATGGAAGACGTTCCAGGAATCGTGTGCGGCCTGGCGTCACCGGATTGCCCTCGTCGAGCAGTGGAACCGGGTTAATTTGGTGCTGACGGCGAAGCTGCTGGAGTTTACCTATGGGCCGGCCTTTCCGGAGATGAAGATAC TGGAGGAGGACAGCAACCTGATTCCGGCCGGCATGACCAACGACGGGATTGCCCAGTCGTGGATCCGCTTTCTGAAGATCCTCGGCGCCCCGACCGATTTGTGCTGCCCGCAGGTAATCAGCCGTACGCCGCAGTTCATCCAGGCCGTCCTGCTCAACTCCGACGGAATCGAACCGCAATACCATCCGTGTTTACTGCAGTTGCCGCAGATCTTCCTGAAAACCATGAAGGGAATCGCCGGCCTTGTGGATGCATTCCTAG GTCTCACAAAGAGTTCGTTCAGCGGATTGACCAGCAGTCGCAACGCAAACCAATCGAATCCGGTCCCACAGTCGGCGTCGCTTCCGTCGTCTGGATTTTCAT CAATGCTGTCCTTGTGCCAGGAGAACCGTGTTCCGCTGGCCACCAATCGTCCCCGGTGCAACAGTATCCTGCACCTGTTTGGGGAGTGGCTCTTTGATGCGGCCCACATCGGTGGGGAAACCTGGATTCAGAATATGAAGA AACGTGCCGCCGAGGCAAAGCGCCGCCCCTCGTCGATGATCATGGACAACCGCAAGGGCAGTCTGTCCCAGCCCCCGTCGCTCTCGGAAATGAGCGACGTTCCGCCGGGACTCACCATCGACAAGTACGAATCGGGCAAGGCCGAGGCGGTCGGTGCGCTGTGCCGAATTTTCTGCGCCAAAAAGACCGGTGAGGAGATCCTGCCGGTGTACCTGGCCCGGTTCTACATGGCCCTCCAGCAGGGACTGAAGCTGAACGACTCGAAAGAGTGCGAGGAAACGCTGGCGAGCATTCTGTACAATTCGTCGGATTTGTTCCGGATTGATTTGGAGGGAATTCAGGTGCTGCTGCCGTCGTTTATCGCCGCGCTCGAGCTGATCCTGCCCGAGAAGGAACTCCGCATGCGATCGCAAAACGTGATCGTCAACAAGGTCGAGCTGCGCCGGGCCGCGATCAACGTTCTGCTGTCGATTCTGTCGCTTCCGTTGCACTTCCAGACGCTGCCGATTCGGGACATTACTGCAGGGCCAGCTGACAA AATGATCACATTTATTCAGCTAAAGCCGCGCTTGATCAACATCCTGATGAACGCACTTCAGGTCGAAAGTGATGCCCAAAATACGCACATGCTTCTCGGAGGACTTCATTTGTGCGTCCAAGATTCGGGCATTTTTGAGGAAACGGAACTTGGGCCCGACGGGCTGCACACTTCCCAGCAATCCAACGATGCCAATCTTCTCAGTTCAG CCTGCTCGGAGAAGAGTACGTACTCGATCAATAGCGCCAACTCGAGCATCGGGAACAATAGCACCGCCACGCTTAGCAATGAGCCCTCTAGTTTGCCGGCTTTCGATGATTTCCCGTCCGAATTTATTCCTGAGTTAGAGTTCAGTTCGTCTGCAGTTTATG ACAGCGGCCACGCCCTGTTCGTCCGCGCCACCTACCTGGTTTGCCACCGGCTGATCTCCTCCTGGAAGACCGACCTGAACGTGTCGCTTGCGGCACTCGAGCTGCTCTCGGGGCTGGCCGCGATGCACATCAAGGACTCGGACGCGCTCGAGTGCAAGCGGGCGGTCAAGTGGATCTGCGACTACATCTGCTACCAGTGCTCGCGACCTCCGCCGGCCCACAGCAAGGACCTGCACAGCACGATCGTGGCCGCGTTCCAGTGCACTTCCGCGTGGCTGCTGCACCATCCGTATCTGCTGCAGGACAAGGAGTGTCTGACGACGGTGCTGGAGGTGGTTGAGCTGGGGATTTCCGGGTCGAAGAGTGTGGGAAAGCCGGGCGAGCCGGTGAAGCATAAGGACGAGAAGGAGTTGAAGCCGGCCTCGATGAGGGTGCGGGACGCGGCGGAGAACTTGTTGACGTTGATTCTGGAGCAGATCGATTACTTCCCGGACGAGTGTGGCAAGCAGTCGCTGTCTTCGCTGCTGGACGAGGTCGTGCTGGCAAAACATTCCAACACAAATGATGAGGACACTTCGGAAATCAACCAGGAGCAGGCGATTAGGAAGTTCAAGTACTTTGTCACGGAGAATTCAACAATTTTGGCACTGTTTGAAGAACCACTTGGAAACGACCAGGATCCGCAACCAACTGTAACTA TTCTAATCCGCGGACCGTTTGGACGACACGCTTGGACCATGCAGCTGCGTCACCTCTCCCGCAGTAAATCCGGTACAAAATATCACGCCCCAAATCCAGGTCGACCGGTCCCCATGAACGACATCATGATTCGGCAAGAGGTCGAATATAAATTCTTCCCCGATTCGGTGGACCGCATTCCGCCGTGCGTGGTCGACTACTCGATTCCAACGCTGGACACAACCGAGCAAAAGATTGGAAACCAGTCCACGAAGCATCTGGCGCGTCTGCTCGAGGATCAGCTGGTGTACGAGAAGCTGTCCTGGGCTCAGACGGAGTGTTCCGTTGACGGGTTGGGCCACGCACAGGAAGCGACCCCACCAAACGTTTGCCACGAGTTTCAAGCGGCACGACTGTTTCTCGCCCACTTTGGGTTCCTCTCGATTGGTCAGAATAACAACGGCCAAAAGCTTTTGACCGCGCTGGACACAACCAAGCCCGAGTTTTGTcaagatttgaaaattcttgataaaATGAGTCCACGGACTTGCGACACTATCCACGTGTTTTACGTCAAGGCTGGTCAAACGTCCGAGCAGGACATTATCGGCAACATGGACTCGGAGAATCTGGCCAGCATTGATGTGCACTTTTGGAACGTTCTTTACACTTTGGGTTGGCCGGTGAACGTCGAAGAACACGCCGGTTGGACAGGGTTCGTCAACACTAGTTGGAAAATCCCGAAAGAAAGCAAAACTCGTCGCAAATCCCAATCGTTCAACTCTTCCAACATCGAGGATCTTCAGCTGAACGGCGATAAGAAGGTCCTGTACTGGGCGGATGTCGCTTCTGAGATCGCAATCGTGGTCCCCAACCGAAGCAACAAGAGCGAAATCACTCTGGAAGACACGCCGGATCCAAATCCAATCAACACGACGTACGAACGCAGCGTCAGCGAAATTCAACCTTCCAAGGCGGCCTCCAGCAAGTCACGCCAATTTTCCCTGGAAAACGAACCAGCCCGGCTCGGTTCCATGAGCAGCCGCTCGGCCGATCCGATTCCTCCGGTACGACGCCGCACGGGAGCCACCAAACCAACGACCCTCTACACAGCTCCAACGGCCAAAATCCTGCTCGTTTGGCTCGAGAGCTTCGAGGACCATCTCACATTCCCGGTCGACGACCTGTTGCACTACACCCGGGCCGGTTATTCCGTGTCCCAAGGCGCGCCCGTCACTCCGCTCAACTCGAACGAGTGCCACGTCATATTTTTGCATGCTTTGAACTGTGGCCTGTTGCGCGTCAAACTGCACGGTCCAACCGGGGGTCGCATGATGCATGATGCGCTTCCGTTGATCGACGGGATGGTCGTCAGCAAGAGGGTCATCGGATCGTTGATTCGCCAAACGGCGTACAATATGGCCAAGCGAAGGCGACTGGACAATGATTCTTATCAACCGCCCCACGTGCGTCGCCGGATTAAGGTGCAGGAGATGATGCAAAAGTACAAGAAAGATATGACCGAACCAGAACTGTTGGCGGATCTCTTCAAGGCGTCGATCTGA